In Plasmodium malariae genome assembly, chromosome: 11, the following proteins share a genomic window:
- the PmUG01_11011200 gene encoding fam-l protein — MEQKRKTLLLFNIVEFILLSWVLHFNSDVGMFDMSLNKHCNCAKEFEARNYRLLGGYKYNIDSKVILTKEEMPNIGLTNKKDICNSEEGVQIKMNKSNECSPTITRSRKKDMNKKYCTFETKKYSHLEKKIFKELDYENFLKKNRSITDKMYKKIMLKKYRLRFTLPILFFSLFLIILLVDLSWGLIDENKGLWSALGVWTHLETLANDTLKSFLEPLKAFDGFWKSAFNTSITVSEKHVLWHLFGILIYFIPFVILGFTLILGIIYYHKKVKKYEKIKFRKK; from the exons atggaacaaaaaagaaagaccctcttactttttaatattgttGAGTTTATTCTATTATCTTGGGTGCTTCATTTTAACAGTGATGTt ggcATGTTTGACATGTCATTGAATAAGCATTGCAATTGTGCGAAAGAATTTGAAGCAAGAAATTATCGATTACTAGGAGgatataagtataatatcGATTCAAAGGTTATACTTACAAAAGAAGAGATGCCAAATATTGGTTTGACtaacaaaaaagatatatgtaaCAGTGAGGAAGGGGTGCAAatcaaaatgaataaatcaAATGAATGTTCACCAACTATAACAAGAAGTCgtaaaaaagatatgaataaaaaatattgtacatttgaaaccaaaaaatattcccatttggaaaaaaaaatattcaaggAACTCGATTATGagaattttcttaaaaaaaacagatcAATTACTGATAagatgtacaaaaaaataatgcttaaaaaatacagattACGTTTTACTTTacctatattatttttttcactgTTTTTAATCATACTCTTAGTAGATTTATCATGGGGTTTGATTGATGAGAATAAGGGGTTATGGAGTGCATTAGGGGTTTGGACCCATTTAGAAACCTTGGCTAATGATACTCTGAAAAGTTTTTTAGAACCATTGAAAGCGTTCGATGGGTTTTGGAAATCTGCTTTTAATACATCGATTACTGTTAGTGAAAAACACGTATTATGGCATTTATTTGgtattctaatatatttcataccGTTCGTTATATTGGGTTTCACATTAATATTAGggattatttattatcataaaaaagttaaaaaatatgaaaaaatcaagttcagaaaaaaataa